A single region of the Salvelinus sp. IW2-2015 linkage group LG20, ASM291031v2, whole genome shotgun sequence genome encodes:
- the rnf113a gene encoding E3 ubiquitin-protein ligase RNF113A isoform X2, with protein sequence MAESGEPKATCTFLFKKSTKKCNARKRKASDSDKDGNSDEDKNAVVRKEKKTGSANPMIQRTKKVEREEVSSAESDEEKERKKVTVAYKSTRSAKPEGPDDMGATAIYELDTAKDNDAQAIFERSQKIQEELTGKEDDKIYRGMNNYKKHIKPKDSTMGNASSGMVRKGPIRAPEHLRATVRWDYQPDICKDYKETGFCGFGDSCKFLHDRSDYKHGWQIERELDEGRYGANDDENYEVSSDEEDMPFKCFICRESFKNPVITKCRHYFCETCALQHYRKSQRCYVCNVQTNGVFNPAKELAAKIAKHQAMLDQPPSDEED encoded by the exons ATGGCGGAGTCGGGGGAACCCAAGGCAACCTGtacttttctatttaaaaaatctaCCAAAAAATGCAACGCTCGGAAGAGAAAAGCCAGTGACAGCGACAAAG ATGGCAACAGTGACGAAGACAAGAATGCCGTCgtcagaaaagaaaaaaagacggGTTCAGCAAACCCTATGATTCAAAGG ACaaaaaaagtagagagagaggaggtgtcaTCTGCTGAAAGTgacgaggagaaagaaagaaagaaagtcacTGTCGCTTACAAGTCCACACGGTCAGCG AAACCAGAGGGGCCAGATGACATGGGAGCAACTGCAATCTATGAGCTGGACACAGCAAAGGACAATGATGCTCAGGCCATCTTTGAGAGGAGTCAGAAGATCCAGGAG GAGCTGACCGGTAAAGAGGATGATAAGATCTACAGAGGAATGAACAACTACAAAAAGCACATTAAGCCCAAAGACTCCACCATGGGAAATGCATCCTCTGGCATGGTCAG GAAGGGCCCAATCCGGGCCCCAGAGCACCTGAGGGCCACAGTGAGGTGGGACTACCAGCCAGACATCTGTAARGACTACAAAGAGACTGGCTTCTGTGGCTTTGGAG ACAGCTGCAAGTTCCTCCATGACCGCTCAGACTACAAACATGGCTGGCAGATTGAGAGGGAGCTGGACGAGGGGCGCTATGGGGCCAACG ATGATGAGAACTACGAGGTGAGCAGTGACGAGGAGGACATGCCCTTCAAATGCTTCATCTGCCGAGAGTCCTTTAAGAACCCCGTCATCACCAA GTGTCGGCACTACTTCTGTGAGACCTGTGCTCTTCAGCACTACCGCAAGTCCCAGCGCTGCTATGTGTGTAATGTCCAGACCAACGGCGTCTTCAACCCAGCTAAAG